In Niallia sp. FSL W8-0635, one genomic interval encodes:
- a CDS encoding SGNH/GDSL hydrolase family protein, giving the protein MVANQRFVFIGDSITQADKFEDSEQIGYGYVRYIKDYFAINQPEALPSFFNKGINGNRIPDLEKRWEEDVLSLRPDLVSISIGINDVWRQLDNHGLEQVTPAIFKEIYERLLTQLKINTEARIFLMEPTIIEESVDAKGNILLKDYVAVIHQLAEKYDATIVPTHQVFIEYIQQPNHQVLTIDGVHMNSAGNLLMAQTWLKTYKNCK; this is encoded by the coding sequence ATGGTTGCAAATCAACGTTTTGTCTTTATAGGAGATAGTATTACACAGGCAGATAAGTTTGAAGACAGTGAACAAATTGGCTATGGATATGTTCGGTATATTAAAGATTATTTTGCCATAAATCAGCCCGAAGCATTACCTAGTTTTTTTAATAAAGGCATCAATGGAAATAGAATCCCAGACTTAGAGAAAAGGTGGGAAGAGGATGTTCTATCTTTACGCCCAGATTTGGTTTCTATATCAATTGGGATTAACGATGTATGGAGACAATTAGACAACCATGGTTTAGAACAAGTTACACCCGCTATTTTTAAAGAAATATATGAGCGTCTTTTAACACAATTGAAGATAAATACGGAAGCCAGAATCTTTTTAATGGAACCAACGATCATTGAGGAATCAGTAGATGCGAAAGGGAATATTTTATTAAAAGATTATGTTGCTGTGATTCATCAATTAGCAGAAAAATATGATGCGACAATTGTTCCGACACATCAAGTGTTTATCGAATATATACAGCAACCGAATCATCAAGTATTGACAATAGACGGAGTACATATGAATTCTGCTGGGAATCTGCTAATGGCACAAACATGGCTGAAAACCTATAAAAATTGTAAATAG